The genomic window TTCATGATTTCATAATAGacaaaatactattatctcttacaaaatattttgttacttttCATCAACTTTCTACACTAAACTTTTAACATtaaccattaaaaatgtttagaacgatattaaaattaaccgtAATACTGTGATTATactcactattattattgactttgACAACAGAATATTACATTAGAAGGAATCACAACTGGCAACTATAAAATGTGCAAATGTGACATGAGAGCTGAGACACTGAATAGGCTCTCTAGGCAATAGGCATTGAGTAttgacattaaataaaaacaacataaattgACTATCACTAAAAACGATAGATATTTTGATgaacgaataaaatatgtttatgttttttaaacgtGTGTATCATTGTTCTGtggtatcattttttaaaacattttataggtTAACAACATATCATGATAAGAAATTGATATGATTATGAATCTCgtggtgtatactgtatactactatatacCACGGCTGTCGGCTATAGACGATAGACCACGGACTAAGGTAAGAACACTAGGTCTAAGAACAGTAGTCAGTAAGAAGTAAGAACTaagatttactatttttaatcacaTTTTACTTCTACATCAACGATCAACAGCTTAAAGttgactaattaataattataaactactgCTAACAAAATTGTAATGGCTTCAATTTCTTGAAAAaggaaaaattgataatttgtgttttttcagaataaatattttaatttgtcattggtatttaataattcaaaatgaacACATTTGAATCGAATTCAAAGGAAAATACCAATACGAGTTCAGACGAGGAAGAAGAAGACGAAGAAGCCAAAGtatgtattttcattataatatttaaatttaatttattgataataatactatgtcaATGGTTGGGTTGTCTAGGAATTGACTGATGATGTTgagaaaagtttttttaaagcatTGTCTTGTCTTAAGAAAGATGATCCCAAGATTTATGATGAAtctgttaaattttttgactCGTCAGCTGCAcatcaaaatgttaaaaaatcaacTGACGGTCAAGACAAAAATTCAAATCCTATATATTTAGAAGAATACAAAAGGAAAATTTTATTAGAGCGTGGACCAGAATTTGATGACACCAAAGAAATGAATGGTAAatggttttgaaaaatttaagtcatctaagagtatattattaataaatacctatatatttatatttttattaaaatataagataatttttgttaaatttaaattaatttaataaaaattgagtcAGATTATttaggtagttaaaatatatattttataatttagatgtCCTTAAGAAAGAAAAAGTTAGAATGTCATCACCGTCTTATGTAGAGGAACAGCAAGCTATTAAAGAAAGTTTTAACTTTGCTCTTAATGATAATTCTGACGATGAAGATATACTAAAGCCACGGCTTAAGACTAAAGAAGAACAGGtagattcaaaataattttgaaactgattcattttattaatcctaaaactaaaattagattataaaaaaagagcaGGGTGTAAActgataattatcaaaataattgtaaattatatattttctccGATGTAGGAAAAAGAAGAAAAGGATTATTTAGAATGGTTAAAAGGAAATCGAGATGAACTTGAAGACGAGGAAACAAAAAAAGATCTTCAACACTTGCATGATTACTGGAACAATCCTAATTTGGATGAAGGGGAACAATTTTTATGtgattatattcttaataaaaggtaatttttattttattgccaaTATAGatgtactatttattatatatttatatttattattagatttttagaaaaaccaAAAGAAGAAAGTTTAATAGAAGATGAAATGAGATTTTCTGAAGAGGATGAAATGCTTGAGAAACATGAAGAAtttgaacataaatataattttagatttgaaGAACCAGATAAAGAATTTgtaaggaaataataatatgtattaaatatttttgtgtattccATTTATCCATAACTGTTGATAATGAATTGTCATCAAGAAGTCAGTATTCTTAAATTTGTTCTAGAATATTTCGTTTGTTGGTggataatatttgataaggctttttgtatattaattatttatacaaatatatataaacaactattaaaattggttttgGTCTCACCACGTTTTTTGTGTTATCAACAATGAACAGgtgattaatataaacattaaacatattaacatttttttttctaatttatttaaatatagatattgttgcttattaattaattaatttgaaatttgtttcataattaatcaaaagttAAGGACAGTGGCGTACAAACGGGTAAGGAGGGCTACTCCCTCTCCCCATAagtaaaacatgtataatgattttttttatggaatattacactaataacattttatacatatatatttaaatagtaaccACCCCCCATAAACTATTTCTGTGTACACCCCTGGTTGAGGAgatattgatgtattattttactgcattagtgttcataaaaaactatagtaaatatgtttgtaaaataagtaGAAAGTAAGGCTAGTGGAATACATGCTGATGTTAGGAAATTAAATTGATgtactattaaactatttgttttCAGATCAAAACTTATCCTCGAACAATGGAAAATTCTTTAAGACGTAAGGAAGATAAACGCAAGAAAAAGCGAGAAGAACTaactgaaagaaaaaaaaaagaattagaaAAGCGGTCCTTAGAAATCAAACAActaaaaaagcttaaaaaaaaagaaattattgatAGAATCAGAAAACTTCAAGAAATAACTGGAAATAAACGTGTAGGATTTGAGGtatggttattatattttgattatatcattaaagtatttagattgttaaatattttaactataatatttcaggATACTGAATTAGAAGAGGATTTTAACCCAACTGAATATGATCGTAAAATGCACGAGTTATTTGATGaagaattttatgataaaatggaTGATGAGAAACCAGTGTTTGATGAAGAAGAAGATGAATTTAttgtaagtttattaattttatttatttagtaaaataattaaaaataaataactattttttaattgaataattgtttCTGTTTGTCGtactacaattatatttttgttttatattagatGGACTGTGACTATGATCCAAGCATGGATAAAAGAGCCAAAAAACAAACCAGGGCTGCAAAacgtaaagaaaaaaagaaattaatggTTGATGAAGATGATGTAGAAACtgatcatattaaaaaaatacctaaatacaaTCCAGCGAATggatcatttgaaaaatacattgatGAATATTACAGTTTAGACTGTGAAGATGTTGTTAGTGGTGTTCCAACCAGATTTACTTACAATAAAGTTCTTCCTAACGATTATGGCCTGACAATTGATgaggtactttaaaaatagctatgttactaaaatatattatttacaattttatgtgattttagattttgagagCTGATGATAATGAACTTAATAAATGGTATCCTCTGGGAAAATTGACTAAAATTCAACCTGAAGCTGTTCAAAAATTTGAAGCTAAGATTTACAAACGAAAAGCTAaagatattgaattaaaaaagaaaatgttaccTAGTCTTTTTAAAGAAGAGTatgtttttcgatttttattaaataagttatttgtatatttaacaatatttcataGAGTCAtagcaatatataatttttgaattaaaattgatgtaatgtattcatataattttttcttatgttaCTACATTTCGTATTTCCATAACTATTTCatgattactaattagtaattcctaaaaaataaacttttaagtatagttaaattgtatggtagataatatgaaaaaatatctaaatttctaatatattacttataatcaaGGCTCGGATTTTATAGCACTAACAACTACTAAAATATGAGCTATAAAATGCCCtttaaaaccttaaaataaACGCTATATGTcctaaaacacaataaatagcaaaaatgaaaatttattttgttcacaaATTAAGAAacttctatatttataaattaatacattaattttttttttttaaattgattattaaccaaaaataaaaaaaatgataaaaaatttatgttacaaactttttttttttttatattacgttATACTACTTGACTTTTTTGAttcattaaactataaaatataaacggtTTTTGAGCATAGCTACTATTGAAAATTGTCTGTCATGAttcataccatataatataaatgagttttatgaaaatatgacataaaagttattttaataaagcaaATTAGCCGAAAATGACaccaaaacttaaaaaatagcactaaaagttaaaaaaaaaaccttaaaatttgcaaaaaaaaaaaaatttcatatttgaagTTTCTGGtgtacaaaacaaatttatagctCATTCTGCTATTTTTAtctgtattcaataaaaattagcaAATGCTATAAAAATCCGAGCCTtgcttataatacattttacgtatatgttttgtttatgttttaggCTTAATGAGGTTGATGAAACTCAAGAAGAAAGTAAAGaagtaacaacaacaacaaaaaagaaaaagaaaaagaaacctatgaaaaatgtttttcaagtTGAAGAAGTTTTACCTAAAAGTAGTGATAATCTTCAAAATGATAAAGGAAATAATAGCCAACAGTTAACAAATAAGACCAAATCTATGAAAATTACTCAGAGTAattcgattttaaaaaatgttaagaaagctgaaaataataaaattgatagtaCTCAGAGtgaaactaaaattgttaaaaataataagaaaacaaaAGACAGTAAAATTGAGAATACTcagaatgaaaataaaattattaaaaataacaagaaaaCAGAAGACAGTAAAACAGTTCagactcaaaataaaaataaaactattataaagggtgaaaaacgaaaattaaacCACACTCAGAATGGATcgcataaaaaacaaaagttctCAGTTAAAAAGTACAAACCTAATAAAGAACCTAGTGCTTTAGAATCAATGACGGATGACCGATTGAAGGCATATGGAATTAatccaaaaaaatttagaaataaattaaaatttggtaacaattaataaaacaatttattaattaaattcaattgtttttattttatttataggtacctcttttatattttaggaagtaataactaattagtaattaaaattaaagtcaaTCGTagctacttttattttattcaaaataagaaaCATAGTTGGTGGCTAACTACTGTTATTTCCTACTGAATTCAGTAGGGTATTTTCTTACCGTCGCCGCTGactatatttcttatttcgaGTAaaggataattttataaacaggtacaaaagttatttacttattgaacataaaattttttttcaattaaataggtacctaataaaaatctaatacaatatgatttcctaataatgtattgcacgaaaaaaaaaattcattctattctaaaatctatttaattgaTGAACAAAATAACATGTCTgctgtgtatttattattcaggCATGTAGCTACTAttctaacattatattatgttaaatattaaatatagtcaGTATTTGGAACGTTCACTAAAATAGAGAACGCGTTCATTACACGTTCAGTGttgctaatattattgttgcaaTCACGATGTAAAGATATGTACATCGTGgttgcaatatttttaattattatttattaataatataattattaaccttATCTTTTAAGCAGGGCCGTAGGTATTTACGCCTAGGCCCGTGGGGCCAgcaaattttttaagaaatggaCTAGCACTGCAGCTTCTAAGACTATTGGTCTTGGACCAATGGCATGTTCTGGAGAGATAAGAATGAGTGATAGTCTGTGGAGATAActtttaagaaaaaactaacctcatgtttttgtaattttctcatatattcattaataatataacgaagtATATCTTTAATCATGCCATACACTGAACCAATGGTTTACAAAAAAGGAAAAACAATAAGCAATTAATGTTGACTTCTTAAACCTTCATACAAGTCAAgtcaaacatatatttataatcatttaaaataataaattttcaaaaaaactaattttttgttaGAAAAACCTTTATTTAGAAGGGTACCTAACTCCTAATgtagtttaatagtttatagtagTTATATTCTTAAAGCGTTCGTTTAATGTTATGATGAGGTTCTAGATTTGTaggtttttacaaattatttttgaccacatacctatataattttataaatttaaaaatatttatgatttgttcAACATACAGTCAACAGGAaaagtttttatgtttaatattactagGGTCagataaataaagttttttttagcacatcttggaatattttataagttaccaAAAagatatttgtgtattttaattttcaattatacctaggtaccaatttattttaatttttattttgatacctacttaatttttcttttaaaattcaatgcattattattttatttctataacaattattactagctttttatttaaaaaatcgtaataaaaaaaaaaattaaaattaaagagaaAGAAAGAGCTTTTAATGCATTTGGGAATTTGGCTACACTGTTCGAACTGTAGAGTGGAAAGAATACAACGTGATAAGACAAATTTGCCGACTAAcaggtaaaaacaataaaacgaaTATAAATTTGGAAGTTGTTACTGAAGTGTTTAGGACGTAACTGTAGCTTTTTCAGTTTTTCGCGAATGAAACTATCTTGGCGGCAACAATAGATTCTAGTAATTTAACTTAGAACTCTCTACCATAGTTTACATGTTcttattgtatagtttttgttatttccatttattaattctttttaatttttttttttttaaataggtttatactatattttatttcgtgtAATTTCTAAAGAGTAAGAATGGCGTCTTGGATACCTTTAGAATCTAATCCGGACGTGAGTAAatcttaagtatataatattaataaaaatcttttagaaaaatattattgtaggtattgactgtttttttttttttggtcattttttttatatataagcaaAACTTCATGATTACAACTTGTTTTTTgacggtttttattttatttatttatttctttaaagcAGCATATAATGCTCATAAtgttattagataaaattcaaaatctttttaagtcataggtacttatataaagtaataatatagatactcttatttatatttttagtaattttgaataaagccataaatattatcaacagaGCTGTAGAAGAAAagtattacctaatattttgtacattttattttttaagacctACAAACTtacttaaactttaatataagaattcatttttcaaaaacatatttttcccTACATCTtgcaatcaaaattattgtttgaacAACTCTAAAGTAATATATCTACAACCCTATCTGCTTATTTTGTTAACAAGTTagcaatattgttattgttgtaaaaGTTTCTAaccaatattatcattatattatatctttataattaatttaatttaaataaaaatacatatttaatgtaataaataataatttatgcatcTTTGTTTTAGGTGATGAACAAGGTaagaaataacttaatatttttttggaaatgttgataaatacaggtaaaaagtaaactatttgaaattttatttaaaaaatgtgaaggTTTGgggttgtaatttaatttgtatacaattaaatcaattttaattttatttatttaattgtctaTTATATGTTGCttgtttaaacataatatgtttttatatttactgtatcaaataaatcagtttatgagaacttaatttattgtttacttgAATAGGATTAGTAGAAATAAACATAGGGGTGTTCAACAAGATAGAGTATTTCTCATCATGATTGGAAAGCTTCtttattttgcaaaattttttttaatgcgagAAAAAATGAGGAAAACTGGTCAAGAGGAAAAAAATCTCTTCTTTTGTAACAACTTGAACTTTACTTTcactgtttttttatatttctgtgattacattattaaaaatattttttgactgATTATTTAGTGAttatcatttttcataatattttttgttttataaatggcAATATTTTCCATCAAGAATGAAATTCATTATCTTATGTAACCGTTGAAActttcaaagtattttaatgttaatttgatgtccaatatatttttcaattgttcaaattattcttttgtttagcaacattttttagttttctactgtctaaaatggaaattttattaaatttgtctgAATGATTTTCTATTGTTGGAGTTCATTGATTAAATTACCCAATAAATATTGGcagatacaaatattttttttttagtgtaatattgtttaattaatttactcatATATTAGTTAATGTTGTTtggaatttttgtatttctattaatacaaacacgaaaagtatttaatgtgtatatttgtcCTAGTTTTTGAAAAGCTTGGGAGTACCAGATGGATGGGAAATATGTGATATCTTTGGATTTGGACCTGATGAACTCGCCATAGTTCCTAGACCAGTTGCTTCTGTCATTTTGTTATTTCCATATAATGAAGCTGTAaggattatttaataatttctattttcttaatgattaaatgcaatttatttattatacattattattaattttattatttgtagtatGAAAAACGTAAGAATGAAGAAGAGTTAAAATTGAAAGATAAAGGTCAACAAGTATcagatgatatatattttatcaaacaatatgTACACAATGCTTGTGGAACTATGGCTTTGATTCATAGTATTGCTAATAACAGAGATAAGTAAGATTAATTGTCATTAATCATTCTATTTATCatgataattatgaataaaaattaaattataattttaggatacaattaaatgaaggtatattaaaacgttttttggATGATGGAAAAGATATGTCTCCAAGCGATCGTGGTGAGATGTTAAAAAACGCTGAAGATATAGTTAATACTCATAAGGAAATTGCTACTGAAGGACAAACTGcggtaaatatttagtttattgttCTTCAGAAGTGatgatattttcttttatgttcttaataatattatgagactatctttttattgttttctactaattttaaattatatattaagtaagaCCTTAGTTCCTTAATTCTTTTGGTAAACATAATCAATTttcaatggttttttttatcttgaaACGCATTCACCTACATagcttattacttattagtaatgAACCATATGTTAAATCTATTActcaatcaatttattaattattatgaactgCATTTTTgaaagtatgtatttttaaagaaatttcatTACTtgtggttttaaatttatacattgttaCAGACTATACCAGTGTTTTCCAACCATTTTTTACTCAACGctccttaaataaataaaataggatACTAAATAACTTTCAATCAAGTACCACTAATAGGTgacttaatttttacttagtaatgcatttatacattttcttctattttacaaataattattttgttaaaaagtaCAGATTGTATACCTCTTATGAGGATGCTACAGTGGTCATTTTCAtcagtaaaaactaaatttttaattttataatttattattagttttaaataaaaaaaaattaccaatatgCCTATCAACTTCAGATCAGCATCATGTttgagaaattaaataaaacttattttgttgtttataaattaggtatagttACTAAAAACCAcagtactattttaaaattgtatactttttagCCACCAAATCCAGAAGATGTACCACCTTATCACTTTATTGCATTTGTTTGCAAAGATGGAAACTTATATGAATTAGGTATGAATGCAATCTACTAcattagtacatattattaaaattgatttaattgaataattattttttttttttagatggcGGTAAGTTTGATCCTATTAATCATGGAGCTACTAGTCCAGATTCATTGCTTGAAGTAAgtttgttatttactattttttacaaaacaatgtattatttaactaaatgtttatttttttataggatacagttaatttaatccaagaaaaatttttttttcaaaatcctgatagtttatattttaccttaCTGTCATTATCAAATGTTGGTGATTTTTTCTAAGgactaaaaattgtataatttttttttatttgctgatatatttctaattatatattttattttattttcaagctaattaatattaatattatttacctactatataacacattttcaattttttttttttttttgaactgatagtttatgtaaaaaataaattgtttattcaaGTGGccagttaattatataattttgaattttctgttttataagaattacaataaaaatcttaaagtaattgtaattcaaattgagtgttatcattttttaatacttgtcAAAAGAATGATATTTAGTGTTTAATAAATGTCTAGATattgctaaaatataataagatttgTATGAGAAAGAGAAGGTAGAAAAGTTTTCTGTggccattttaaaatagtaatatctttttaaattttttttttttatctttttaagcCTGGCAACTATGGCCATTAGCTGTAGGTTTTTAAGTGTTTTGCTGTGGGGGAAAGATACGGTTGGTTGAACACGTGTATGTGTGGCAAGGTTTTTACTACTACAATTCCCAGGTGGTCACCCATCTGGAAATTAGTGGCAGTGGCCGATGCTTACTCTCAATCACATTacgtgattaattttattattgtaactgaaCTTAATGGTCACAATTAAAAAGTctacaaataaattgtgtaaatttatattcattgagttcttttttaaatattttatttaagacttGAATACTtgcatataatttgaattaggtttttgtaatgtaatttatgaattataaattataataaaaaaaatctaatgttattgttattaaatattatacaataataaatttagattaagAACAGATTAAAGAAACTGTTTTCAGTCATTATTATTGGGCTATTGAGGTTATTTACaacttattcaaaataatgaaaagt from Aphis gossypii isolate Hap1 chromosome 1, ASM2018417v2, whole genome shotgun sequence includes these protein-coding regions:
- the LOC114132080 gene encoding protein KRI1 homolog, with protein sequence MNTFESNSKENTNTSSDEEEEDEEAKELTDDVEKSFFKALSCLKKDDPKIYDESVKFFDSSAAHQNVKKSTDGQDKNSNPIYLEEYKRKILLERGPEFDDTKEMNDVLKKEKVRMSSPSYVEEQQAIKESFNFALNDNSDDEDILKPRLKTKEEQEKEEKDYLEWLKGNRDELEDEETKKDLQHLHDYWNNPNLDEGEQFLCDYILNKRFLEKPKEESLIEDEMRFSEEDEMLEKHEEFEHKYNFRFEEPDKEFIKTYPRTMENSLRRKEDKRKKKREELTERKKKELEKRSLEIKQLKKLKKKEIIDRIRKLQEITGNKRVGFEDTELEEDFNPTEYDRKMHELFDEEFYDKMDDEKPVFDEEEDEFIMDCDYDPSMDKRAKKQTRAAKRKEKKKLMVDEDDVETDHIKKIPKYNPANGSFEKYIDEYYSLDCEDVVSGVPTRFTYNKVLPNDYGLTIDEILRADDNELNKWYPLGKLTKIQPEAVQKFEAKIYKRKAKDIELKKKMLPSLFKEELNEVDETQEESKEVTTTTKKKKKKKPMKNVFQVEEVLPKSSDNLQNDKGNNSQQLTNKTKSMKITQSNSILKNVKKAENNKIDSTQSETKIVKNNKKTKDSKIENTQNENKIIKNNKKTEDSKTVQTQNKNKTIIKGEKRKLNHTQNGSHKKQKFSVKKYKPNKEPSALESMTDDRLKAYGINPKKFRNKLKFGNN
- the LOC114132785 gene encoding ubiquitin carboxyl-terminal hydrolase isozyme L3 isoform X2, with the translated sequence MASWIPLESNPDFLKSLGVPDGWEICDIFGFGPDELAIVPRPVASVILLFPYNEAYEKRKNEEELKLKDKGQQVSDDIYFIKQYVHNACGTMALIHSIANNRDKIQLNEGILKRFLDDGKDMSPSDRGEMLKNAEDIVNTHKEIATEGQTAPPNPEDVPPYHFIAFVCKDGNLYELDGGKFDPINHGATSPDSLLEDTVNLIQEKFFFQNPDSLYFTLLSLSNVGDFF
- the LOC114132785 gene encoding ubiquitin carboxyl-terminal hydrolase isozyme L3 isoform X1 — its product is MASWIPLESNPDVMNKFLKSLGVPDGWEICDIFGFGPDELAIVPRPVASVILLFPYNEAYEKRKNEEELKLKDKGQQVSDDIYFIKQYVHNACGTMALIHSIANNRDKIQLNEGILKRFLDDGKDMSPSDRGEMLKNAEDIVNTHKEIATEGQTAPPNPEDVPPYHFIAFVCKDGNLYELDGGKFDPINHGATSPDSLLEDTVNLIQEKFFFQNPDSLYFTLLSLSNVGDFF